The following coding sequences are from one Sphingobium sp. V4 window:
- a CDS encoding TonB-dependent receptor, translated as MGTGKFALLGSAAICLGMMAPDASAQEIRHSYDLPAQDLGEGLRAIARASDYQLVADPKSLKGRRAPALSGEYTVEDAVAALLAQSGLTAEIRGRTITLRGRAAPSREEVEGAADNQLFVTGSRIRGAKPTSPVIAASREKIQGSGYTDLGSYMRTIPQNFSGGQNPGVISSIQTGSENTTSSSTLNLRGLGADATLTLLNGHRVAYDAVSQGIDISAIPLAAIERIEIVADGSSALYGSDAVGGVANILLRRDYDGLLTSARLGAATDGGDVQQQYSAVTGRRWNDGGFMIAGDFSKATDVTASQRSYMRSRQSSMTLLPSQRQVSAVLAGHQTLADVVEFEIDAHYNRHKSVAALPYSATLDVRQSGVISRPDIEGYSISPSAKFRLPAGWEVIARATRAVSDSKITAEIYSGGSASAVNHVRYKNDLWSAEFSGEGPLFALPGGDARLAVGAGLRSNGLGASIRRITATATTSLLNYSDGQTATFAYGELFLPLVGDRNAVPLIRSLQLSGAVRYERYDEIGGLATPKIGISYQPIGDLTLKGAWGKSFKAPTLSQQNTVRQGVLLFPAYYLPAPPTSRNVLQISGGSKDLEPEKATTLTLSAELKPHKVPGLRLEASYFDVRYRNRVVRPIADSSQAFKAEYTDLILLNPTLEQVLAATSGLPLGVQNQTGGVYDPANLAAIIFNQLQNAARQHIRGVDASASYEFSDGDNQFHLEASGSYLKSDQRLSASQPTIVRAGTIFNPPHWRGRASAGWRRGAFGTTLAYNYIGGTEDRRTTTTFKVKGFHSADATLSWQPEGSGLWNGWSFLLSGQNILNEKPSAIRATATNPTYDATNYSSIGRLISFTVSKAW; from the coding sequence ATGGGTACGGGAAAGTTCGCGCTTCTGGGGAGCGCCGCGATTTGCCTGGGCATGATGGCGCCGGATGCGTCGGCGCAGGAGATCAGGCACAGCTATGATCTGCCGGCACAGGATCTCGGCGAAGGGTTGCGCGCCATCGCCCGGGCGAGCGACTATCAGCTCGTCGCCGATCCCAAGTCCCTCAAGGGCCGCCGGGCACCAGCCCTCTCGGGAGAATATACGGTCGAGGATGCAGTGGCGGCGCTGCTTGCGCAGTCCGGACTCACCGCCGAGATCAGGGGGCGCACGATCACCCTTCGGGGGCGAGCAGCGCCGTCGCGCGAAGAGGTAGAGGGCGCGGCGGACAATCAGCTTTTCGTAACCGGATCGCGCATCCGGGGCGCCAAGCCCACCTCCCCGGTCATTGCCGCGTCGCGAGAGAAAATTCAGGGATCGGGCTATACGGACCTTGGTTCCTATATGCGCACCATTCCGCAGAATTTCAGCGGCGGGCAAAATCCGGGGGTCATTTCCAGCATCCAGACCGGTTCGGAAAACACCACCTCATCCTCCACGCTCAATCTGCGCGGCCTTGGTGCCGACGCCACGCTGACGCTGCTTAACGGCCATCGGGTCGCCTACGATGCCGTGAGCCAGGGGATCGACATTTCCGCGATACCCCTGGCCGCCATCGAACGTATCGAGATTGTCGCGGACGGCTCGTCGGCCCTTTACGGATCAGACGCGGTAGGCGGCGTCGCCAACATCCTGCTGCGCCGGGACTATGACGGTCTGCTGACGAGCGCGCGCTTGGGCGCGGCCACAGATGGCGGGGATGTCCAGCAGCAATATAGCGCGGTGACCGGCCGCCGCTGGAATGATGGCGGGTTCATGATTGCGGGCGATTTCAGCAAGGCGACCGACGTCACCGCTTCGCAACGCTCCTATATGCGTTCGCGCCAATCCAGCATGACCCTGTTGCCCTCGCAGCGGCAGGTGAGCGCCGTGTTGGCAGGCCATCAGACGCTTGCCGATGTCGTCGAGTTCGAGATCGACGCCCATTATAACCGCCACAAATCGGTCGCGGCCCTCCCCTATAGCGCGACGCTCGATGTGCGGCAGAGCGGCGTTATCAGCCGTCCCGACATTGAAGGCTACTCCATCAGTCCGTCGGCCAAGTTCCGCCTGCCGGCCGGATGGGAAGTCATAGCGCGCGCGACGCGCGCCGTCAGCGACAGCAAGATCACCGCCGAAATCTATTCGGGAGGCAGCGCTTCGGCCGTCAACCACGTCCGCTACAAGAATGATCTCTGGTCCGCCGAATTCAGCGGCGAGGGTCCGCTGTTCGCGCTGCCCGGCGGCGACGCGCGCCTTGCCGTCGGCGCCGGCCTTCGTTCCAACGGTCTGGGAGCGTCGATCAGGCGGATCACCGCGACGGCGACGACCTCCCTCCTCAACTATAGCGATGGTCAGACGGCGACCTTCGCCTATGGTGAACTTTTCCTGCCCCTGGTCGGGGATCGCAACGCGGTTCCCCTCATCCGGTCGCTCCAACTCTCAGGCGCCGTCCGCTATGAGCGCTACGACGAGATAGGCGGGCTCGCGACACCCAAGATCGGCATCAGCTATCAGCCGATCGGCGACCTCACGCTCAAGGGCGCGTGGGGCAAATCGTTCAAGGCGCCGACGCTGAGCCAGCAAAACACCGTCCGGCAGGGCGTGCTCCTCTTCCCCGCTTATTATCTCCCCGCGCCGCCCACTAGCCGGAACGTCCTCCAGATCAGCGGCGGCAGCAAGGATCTGGAGCCGGAAAAGGCAACCACCCTTACCCTCTCTGCGGAACTCAAACCACACAAGGTGCCCGGCCTGCGGCTCGAAGCGAGCTATTTCGATGTCCGCTACAGGAACCGCGTCGTCCGCCCGATCGCCGACAGTTCCCAGGCCTTCAAAGCCGAATATACCGATCTCATCCTTCTCAATCCGACCCTGGAGCAGGTTCTGGCGGCGACGAGCGGCCTCCCTTTGGGCGTCCAGAACCAGACCGGCGGCGTCTACGACCCTGCAAATCTGGCGGCTATCATCTTCAACCAGCTTCAGAACGCCGCGCGCCAACATATCCGTGGCGTCGATGCCTCCGCCTCCTATGAATTTTCTGACGGCGACAATCAGTTCCATCTCGAGGCGAGCGGGAGCTATCTCAAGAGCGATCAGAGGCTGAGCGCGAGCCAGCCGACGATCGTCCGGGCCGGCACAATCTTCAATCCGCCCCACTGGCGGGGCCGGGCCAGTGCCGGCTGGCGGCGCGGAGCCTTCGGCACGACCCTGGCTTATAATTATATCGGCGGCACCGAAGACCGGCGCACGACAACGACCTTCAAGGTCAAGGGCTTTCATTCCGCCGATGCCAC
- a CDS encoding FecR domain-containing protein, protein MIDGRASVTARDRRVAQKWVLRMLDEPERHAQALADWIAEKPARYDLYLGLLSDVQEAGEAGALLDLPSARPPVARPLWTRAVPAVAAASLLCGLIASAALFQLLNAPAPHVADNDEVAAPLVTKLGEVRSLKLADGSQVVLDTDTAMSVSMTSARREIVLKRGRARFVVAHDKSRPFFVRAGGLEVRATGTIFDVLYRNNVAVHLIEGGVEVQFAPQGKSAGGKLLLRPGQILALRRGQAPQSVVIPARRSDQQWVSGVKSFDNVPIREVIVEANSYSETKIELVPPSLGDREIFADIHIRDIERVAEAISGFLDLGIDRSKEKRLILTAHK, encoded by the coding sequence ATGATTGACGGCCGCGCTTCCGTCACGGCCCGGGACCGGCGCGTTGCCCAGAAATGGGTGCTGCGGATGCTTGACGAACCCGAGCGCCATGCACAGGCCCTCGCCGACTGGATCGCGGAGAAGCCGGCGAGATACGATCTCTATCTCGGACTGCTGAGCGATGTGCAGGAAGCCGGAGAGGCCGGCGCATTGCTAGACCTTCCATCTGCGCGTCCGCCGGTCGCGCGACCGTTGTGGACCAGGGCCGTCCCGGCCGTGGCCGCAGCATCGCTTCTATGTGGGCTCATCGCGTCAGCCGCTCTTTTTCAGTTACTCAACGCCCCCGCGCCCCACGTTGCAGACAATGACGAGGTGGCCGCTCCGCTCGTCACGAAGCTTGGAGAAGTGCGATCGCTCAAACTGGCCGATGGCAGCCAGGTCGTCCTCGACACGGACACGGCCATGTCGGTCTCGATGACATCTGCCCGCCGCGAGATCGTGCTCAAGCGCGGCCGCGCAAGATTTGTCGTCGCCCATGACAAGAGCCGGCCATTCTTCGTCCGTGCAGGAGGCCTCGAGGTCCGCGCGACAGGCACGATCTTCGACGTGCTGTACAGGAACAATGTCGCGGTGCATCTGATCGAAGGCGGGGTCGAGGTGCAATTTGCGCCCCAGGGGAAGAGCGCGGGCGGGAAATTGCTGCTGCGACCAGGGCAAATTCTGGCCTTGCGCCGTGGACAAGCCCCTCAATCTGTCGTCATTCCTGCTCGCAGGTCCGACCAGCAGTGGGTGAGCGGCGTGAAGAGTTTCGACAATGTACCGATCCGGGAAGTGATCGTCGAGGCGAACAGCTACAGCGAGACCAAGATCGAACTGGTTCCGCCGAGCCTTGGCGACCGGGAGATATTCGCGGACATCCATATCCGGGATATTGAGCGGGTGGCCGAAGCGATCAGCGGTTTTCTCGATCTCGGCATCGATCGCTCGAAAGAGAAGCGTCTGATCCTGACGGCCCACAAATAA
- a CDS encoding RNA polymerase sigma factor: MGQGKSEGRSIDLQIVSNDNGERFSFTDFYRRERPRLMRFFTRQLGNPADADEFSQETLARFVRTAPHPALGSPRAYLTRIATNLLRDHAERGSTRLARQSTQLEDGYHAISTDDPHRDLHSRQELARWTAILQQLPARTLEIFLLNRLEGCSYRQIASDLGVPHWVVQKHMLKAIKLITHHRSADDD, translated from the coding sequence ATGGGCCAGGGCAAAAGCGAAGGTCGAAGTATCGATCTTCAGATTGTGAGCAATGATAACGGCGAGCGGTTCAGCTTCACCGACTTCTATCGACGAGAGCGACCTCGCCTGATGCGCTTCTTCACCCGTCAGCTCGGAAATCCGGCGGATGCCGACGAATTCAGTCAGGAAACCCTCGCCCGCTTCGTGCGAACAGCCCCTCACCCTGCGCTTGGCAGCCCGCGCGCCTATCTGACAAGGATTGCGACCAACCTTCTGCGTGACCATGCCGAACGCGGATCGACACGCCTCGCGCGGCAATCGACGCAGTTGGAGGACGGTTACCATGCGATTTCGACCGACGACCCTCATCGAGACCTGCATTCCCGACAGGAACTGGCACGCTGGACCGCGATCCTCCAGCAGCTTCCGGCCCGCACCCTGGAAATTTTCCTTCTCAATCGGTTAGAAGGCTGTAGCTACCGGCAGATCGCGTCAGATCTTGGAGTCCCGCATTGGGTCGTTCAAAAGCATATGCTCAAGGCCATCAAGCTCATCACGCACCACCGCAGCGCGGACGATGATTGA